GCGGCGCCGGTCGCCGTACGGGCCGACGCCCCGCTCCCCGAGGCGGCCGGCTGCGAGGCCGCGGGCCGGGTGGCGGCGGCCGGCTGCGCGGACCCGGACGGGCCCGCCTTCGAGGTGATCTATCTCCTGGAGGCCGACGACGCCGCTGTGGCGCGGCTGCGGACCCGGCTCGACGGGCTCGGCGACTCGCTGGTGGTGGTCGGCGGGGACGGTCTGTGGAACGTCCATGTCCATGTCGACGACGCGGGCGCCGCCGTGGAGGCCGGTATCGAGGCGGGCCGCCCCTACCGGATCCGTATCCAGCACTTCGGGGGCGCCCGCATCAAGGAGCCGGAGATGACGGCGCGTGCCGTGGTCGCGGTGGTGCCCGGCGCCGGGCTCGCCGCACTGTGCGCGGAGGCCGGCGCGACCCCTGTCTCCGTACGCCCCGGAGAGCCGCCCGCCAGCGGCGAACTGGTGCAGGCGATCCGGCAGGCGCACGCCCGTGAGGTGATGCTGCTGCCGAACGACCACGACCTGCGGCACACCGCTGCGGCCGCCGCCGAACAGGCCCGTACCGAAGGCGTACGGGTCGCCCTCATCCCCACCCGCTCCGCCGTCCAGGGCATCGCGGCGCTGGCCGTGCACGAACCGGGCCGCAGCTTCGACGAGGACGTGGTCGCGATGACTGCGGCCGCGGGGGCCACCCGCTACGCCGAGCTGGCCCTCGCCGAGCGGCAGTCGTGGACGATGGCAGGCGTCTGCCAGGCCGGGGACGTTCTCGGGCTGATCGACGGGGACGTCGTGGTGATCGGCTCCGAGCTCACCGGTACGGCGATGACCGTGCTCGACCGGATGCTGTCCGCGGGCGGGGAGATGGTGACCCTGGTCCTCGGCGCGGAGGTGCCCGACGGGCTCGCCGAGCGGCTGGAGGGCTATGTCCGCGAGCACCATCTCGCCGTGGACACGGTCGTCTACGACGGCGGCCAGCACGCTGCGCCGCTGCTCATCGGCGTGGAGTGAGAGCGCAGGGCCCGGGTGAGCGCGCCGGGCCGGTGAGCGGGCCACGATTGTCACAGGCGTGGTGTGCAATAGATGCGTGGCAGCGCTCGACGAACCTCTGAAGAAAATCCTCGGTGGCACCACCGCGAAGGTGCTGGCCGAGCATCTCGACCTGCAAACGGTCGGCGATCTCTTGCATCACTACCCGCGCCGCTATGCCGAGCGCGGCGAACTGACCCGGCTCGCCGACCTCCCGCTGGACGAACATGTCACGGTCGTCGCGCAGGTGGCGGATGCCCGGGTGATGAAGTTCAACGGCGGCCGGGGACAGCGCCTCGAAGTGACGCTCACCGACGGCAGCGGCCGGCTCCGGCTGGTCTTCTTCGGCAAGGGCATTCACAAGCCCCACAAAGACCTGCTCCCGGGGCGCCGCGCGATGTTCGCCGGCAAGGTGTCGGTCTTCAACCGCAAGCTCCAGCTCGCCCACCCCGAATACGAACTCCTCGACGGTGACGAGAGCGGAGCCGACGCGGTCAACGCCTTCGCCGGCCAGCTGCTGCCGATCTATCCGGCTTGCCAGCAGATGGCGTCCTGGAAGATCGCCAAGGCGGTCGACGCGGTGCTGCCCAGCGCGCAGGACGCCGTCGATCCGCTGCCCGAAGCGCTCCGCGAGGGCCGGGAACTGGTCCCGCTCACCGAGGCGCTGCTCAAGATCCACCGTCCGGCCACCAAGGCCGACATCGCCGCCGCGCGGGACCGGCTGAAGTGGGACGAGGCGTTCGTCCTCCAGGTCGCACTCGCCCGGCGCCGCATGGCCGAGACCCAACTCCCCGCGGTCGCCAGGACCTTGGTGGCGGGCGGCATCCTCGATGCCTTCGACGCCAAGCTGCCCTTCACGCTCACCGACGGCCAGCAGAAGGTCAGCCGGGAGATCTTCGACGATCTGGCGACCGAGCACCCCATGCACCGCCTCCTCCAGGGCGAGGTGGGCTCCGGCAAGGCCCAGCCGCTCGATGCGCTGGTGCTGACGCCGCGCGGCTTCCGTCCCATGGGGGAGATGACCGTCGGCACCGAAGTGGTGGTGCCCAGCGGTGAGCTCGCCGTGGTGGACGGGGTCTTTCCGCAGGGCGAGCGGGAGGTGTGGCGGCTGGTGCTCTCGGACGGGAGCGCCGTCGAGTGCGATGAAGAGCATCTGTGGATCGTCGGGGCCCGCGGTACGGGTGAGCAGGTACGGACGACGCGTGAGCTGCGGGGCGATCTGCTGGAGGCCGACGGCCGGCCCAAGTGGTCCATCGCGGCGGCCACGCCGGTGGATCTGGAGGGCGGTGAGGACCGGCCGCTCGATCCCTACGGGGTGGGGAGGGCGCTGGCCGGCGGCAGCGGCGACCGCCCGGCGGACCGGGTGCCGTCCGCGTACCGCAACGCCCCCCTGAAGGACCGGCTGGCCGTGGTGCAGGGGCTGATGGATGCCGGCGGGCAGCCCGCGGGGGGTGCCGCGGTGTACCGCTCGGCGGCCGGTCCGCTGGCCGGTGACCTCGCCTGGCTGGTGCGCTCCCTGGGGGGCCGCGCCCAGCTCCATCCCGTACACCACGGCGCGTACGACGTCTCCGTGGCCTTGCCGGCCGCGTATCCGCCCTTCCGCGACCAGGTCCCCGTTCCTGCGGTGACGCGCGGGGACGGCGCCCACCCGGAGGGCGGCGGCTTCCGGCGCACCGTCCGGGCCATCGAGCACGTCGGCCGCAAGCCCGTCCAGTGCATCAGCGTCCGGCACCCCGGCCACGCCTATGTGACCGACCACTTCACCGTCACCCACAACACCATGGTGGCGCTGCGCGCCATGCTCGGCGTGGTCGACAGCGGCGGCCAGGCGGCGATGCTGGCGCCGACCGAGGTCCTCGCCCAGCAGCACCACCGCTCGATCACCGAGATGATGGGCGAGCTGGCCGAGGGCGGGATGCTCGGCGGCGCGGAGAAGGGCACCAAGGTGGTGCTGCTGACCGGCTCCATGGGCGCCGCCGCCCGTCGGCAGGCGCTGCTCGACCTGGTCACCGGCGAGGCCGGGATCGTCGTCGGGACCCACGCCCTGATCGAGGACAAGGTGCAGTTCCACGACCTGGGCCTGGTCGTCGTCGACGAACAGCACCGCTTCGGCGTCGAGCAGCGGGACGCGCTGCGCGGCAAGGGCAAGCAGCCGTCGCATCTCCTGGTCATGACGGCCACCCCCATTCCGCGTACGGTCGCCATGACCGTCTTCGGTGATCTGGAGACCTCCGTCCTGGACCAACTCCCCGCCGGACGTTCGCCGATCGCCACCCATGTGGTGCCCGCCAAGGACAAGCCGCACTTCCTCGCGCGCGCCTGGGAGCGGGTCCGCGAAGAGGTGGCGGCCGGCCATCAGGGCTATGTGGTGTGCCCGCGGATCGGCGACGAGGAGGAGGCGCCCAAGGGGGCGAAGAAAGCGGCGGGCTCCAAGGGTGCGGCGGCCAAGGAGAGTTCACCGGAGGACGCGGAGGAGAAGCGGCCGCCGCTCGCGGTCCTCGACATCGCCGAGCAGCTCGCCCAGGGACCGCTCGACGGGCTGCGGGTGGCGGTCCTCCACGGCCGGATGGCGCCGGACGACAAGGACGACGTGATGCGCCGGTTCGCCGCGGGCGAGCTGGATGTGCTGGTCGCGACGACGGTTATCGAGGTCGGGGTGAACGTCCCGAACGCCACCGCCATGGTGATCATGGATGCCGACCGCTTCGGTGTCTCCCAGCTCCACCAGCTGCGCGGCCGGGTCGGCCGTGGCACGGCGCCCGGTCTGTGCCTGCTGGTCAGCGAGATGCCCGAGGCCAGCCCGGCGCGCGCCCGGCTCGCCGCCGTGGCGGGCACCCTCGACGGCTTCGAACTCTCCCGTATCGACCTGGAACAGCGGCGCGAGGGCGATGTCCTCGGCCAGGCGCAGTCCGGCGTCCGCTCCTCGCTGCGGATGCTCGCGGTCATCGACGACGAGGAGGTGATCGCTGCCGCCCGCGAGGAGGCCACCGCGCTGGTCGCCGCCGACCCCGAGCTGACCGGCTTCCCCGAGCTGCGGATCGCCCTGTCCGCCCTGCTGGACGAGGAACGGGAGCAGTATCTGGACAAGGGGTGAGCGTGGGCCGAGGCCCTGGCCGGGCCGCGGCCGGCGGGCTTCCGGCCGCGCGCCACGGCGCCGGGCCGCCCGTCGCCACGTGAGATCGATCACCGCTCCATGCGCTTCCGGGGAGCCCCGGCCGGACCCGGGGCGTCGGCCGACGGAATATCGTGGAGGAGCGGCGGAGCCTGCCCGGCTCCTGCCCACCACATCGACCACGCGCAACGTAAGGACGGGCCCATGACCCGCGTGATCGCCGGTACGGCCGGCGGCCGCCGCCTGGCCGTGCCACCGGGAAACGGCACCCGCCCGACCTCCGACCGAGCGCGCGAAGGCATGTTCTCCACCTGGGAGTCGCTCGACGGGCCGCTGGCCGGTGCCCGGGTGCTCGATCTGTACGGCGGATCCGGCGCGGTCGGCCTGGAGGCGCTCTCCCGCGGCGCCGCCCACGTCCTGCTGGTCGAGTCCGACGCCCGCGCCGTGCGCACCATCCGGGACAACGTCCGTGCGGTCGGCCTCCCGGGCGTCGAGGTCCGGGCCGGCAAGGCCGAACAGACCGCCGCCGTACCGGCCCCGGGCGAGCCGTACGACCTCGTCTTCCTGGACCCGCCCTACGCGGTGACCGACGAGGATCTCTGCGAGATCCTGCTCACACTCCGTGGTCAGGGGTGGCTTGCGGAGCAGGCACTCGTCACCGTGGAGCGCAGCACCCGAGGCGGCACGTTCCCATGGCCGGACGGTTTTGAAGCGATCAAGGCCCGTCGCTACGGCGAGGGGACGCTTTGGTACGGTCGCGCCGCTTCGACGTCCGCCGAATCGACGTCAGTAAGCGTGTCATGACCGGATCGGAGAGCGAGGAACCCGAGTTGCGCCGCGCCGTCTGTCCGGGGTCGTTCGACCCCATCACCAACGGGCACCTGGACATCATCGCCCGTGCCTCCAAGCTGTATGACGTCGTCCACGTCGCCGTGATGATCAACCAGTCCAAGCAGGGGCTGTTCACGGTCGACGAGCGGATCGAGCTGATCCGCCGGGCCACCGCCGAGTACGGCAATGTGGAGGTCGAGTCCTTCCACGGCCTGCTCGTCGACTTCTGCAAGCAGCGCGACATCCCCGCGATCGTCAAGGGGCTGCGGGCTGTCAGCGACTTCGACTACGAGCTCCAGATGGCCCAGATGAACAACGGCCTGTCCGGAGTGGAGACCCTCTTCGTCCCCACCAACCCCACCTACAGCTTCCTCTCCTCCAGCCTCGTGAAGGAGGTCGCCGCCTGGGGCGGCGATGTCTCCCATCTGGTGCCGCCGTTCGTCCTGGAGGCCCTCACCGAGCGCCTGCGGCAGAAGGGCTGACACCGCAACGGGCGCACCGGTCCGATGCCTGACTGATGGGGCGTCAGTTGGTGTCGGGCGGAGGGCTCGTGGACGTACAGTCGTCCCGTTCCGTCGTTCCAACCCCTCAGAGAGTGGCGAGTCCAAGGTGGACGTGCAGAAGAAGCTCGACGACATCGTCGCGACCGTCGGCGGTGCCCGGTCCATGCCCATGTCGGCATCGTGCGTGGTCAACCGCGCCGAGCTGCTCGCCATGCTGGAGGAGGTGCGCGCGGCGCTCCCGGGCTCCCTCGCGCAGGCGCAGGAGCTGCTCGGCGGGCGGGAGCAGATGGTCGAGGAGGCGCGGGCCGAGGCGGAACGGATCATCGAGACCGCGCACGCCCAGCGCGGGTCGCTGATCTCCGACACCGAGGTCGCCCGGCAGTCCCAGGACGAGGCGGACCGGATCCTCGCGGAGGCCCGCCGGGAGGCCGAGGAGATCCGGGCCGAGGCCGACGACTATGTCGACAGCAAGCTCGCCAACTTCGAGGTCGTGCTCACCAAGACCATCGGGTCCGTCGACCGTGGCCGCGAGAAGCTGCTCGGCCGGGGCCCCGGGCTCGACGACCAGGGATACCCGGACGAGGACGGCACCGAGGCCCCGGAGCGCAGTGCCGACCCGGAGACCCTCCGGCGGCGTGCCGACGCGTATGTGGACGCCAAGTTCGGGGCCTTCCAGGCCGTGCTGACCAAGACGCTCGAAGCGGTCGGCCGGGGTCGTGACAAGCTCCAGGGCGCCCAGACGATCGACGAGCTGGGTGCCCACCTGGCGGCACAGGGCGATCCGCAGTCCGGGCACCAGGCCGACGCCGAGTATCTGGCCGGTCTGGCGGGCATCGGTGCCGACCAGCCGCCGCAGCCGCCCCAGGCACCCGCGATGCCTCAGGCGCCGCCGCCCCCCATGCCGCAGGTGCAACCCCAGCCCCAGGAGCACCTCCAGCCCCAATTCCAGGACCAGGGCTACTACGCCGACCCGGCGGCCTACCAGCAGCAGGACGTCTACGGCTATCAGCAGCCGCAGGAGGTCCCGTACGCCCAGCACCAAGACCCGTACGGTTACGACTGGCAGCAGCAGGCCCAGCAGCAGGGCTACGACCCGAATGCCTATCTCCAGCAGCAGGTGCCCCACCAGCAGGTGCCCCAGCAGCCCCAGCACGGCCATCCCGCGCAGCCCGGCGCACTGGACGAGACCAGCCTCTTCGACACCAGCATGATCGACCTGGACCAGCTCCGGGCCTACGAGGAGGGGCGCCAGTAGGCGGCCCCGCCCGCGGTCCGGGGGAGCGGCAGGGAGCGGATTGGGCCTATCGGGGCCCGTCCAGTATCCTGGCTCTTCGGTCGCGCGTATCTCCGCGATCTCTGCTGCCCGAATCCCCTACAGCAGGAAGACGGACGGCACGGAAAACCCCGTAGAAAGCAGGAAGCCATCAACGCCCGCCTCGACCACCGTTCCCCTCTCGTGTTCGACACGCGCGAGCTGGGCCGGCGTCCCGGTGCGCTGAAGAGGGCATCCCGCTCTGTCGAGGCCCCCCGGGACCTCGGCAATGAGGTCATCGGTGTGCCCGAGGGCGCACCGGTCGAGCTCGACCTCCGCCTGGAATCGGTCATGGACGGGGTGCTTGTCACAGGCACCGCCCGTGCAACCGTCAAGGGGGAGTGCGTAAGGTGTCTGGAGCCGCTGGAGCGAGAGCTCGACGCGGATTTCCAGGAGATGTTCTCCTACCCCGACGCCGATGCCCGGGTCCGCGAGTCGGACGCCGGCGACGACGCCGAGGACGAGGAGGACACCCTCTTCCTCGAGGACGACTTGTTCGACCTCGAGCCCGTGCTGCGAGACGCGGTGGTGCTTGCACTGCCGATGCAGCCGGTGTGCCAGGACGACTGTCCGGGTCTGTGCTCCGAATGCGGAGTGCGGCTCGCGGACGACCCGGACCACCACCACGACGCCGTCGACATCCGTTGGGCGGCACTGCAGGGACTCGCCGGGACCGTCAAGGACGGCGAGAAGGACAACATGGGCGGCGCCGAAGCGGGCGTCGACGAGAAGCAGGAGAAGTAGCCGTGGCTGTTCCGAAGCGGAAGATGTCGCGCAGCAACACGCGCCACCGCCGGTCGCAGTGGAAGGCTGCGGTCCCCACCCTGGTGGCATGCGCTAGCTGCCACGAGCCGAAGCTGCAGCACATCGCGTGCCCGAGCTGCGGCACCTACAACAAGCGCCAGGTCCTCGAGGTCTGAGCGGCTGGTGACAGGCTTCATGTCAGACGCCAATTCGACTTCCCGCAAACGCGGGGATGAACCGACTCCGGCGGACACGGCCTCGTCCCACACGCTTCTGGAAGGGCGGCTCGGGTACAAGCTCGAGTCCGCCCTTCTGGTGCGTGCGCTGACACACCGCTCGTACGCATACGAGAACGGCGGTCTGCCCACCAACGAGCGGCTCGAATTCCTCGGGGATTCGGTGCTCGGCCTGGTGGTCACGGACACGCTGTACCGCATCCACCCCGATCTGCCGGAAGGCCAGCTGGCCAAACTGCGGGCCGCGGTGGTCAACTCGCGTGCACTCGCCGGGGTGGGCCGCGGCCTCGACCTCGGCGCCTTCATCCGCCTCGGACGGGGCGAAGAGGGCACGGGCGGCCGGGACAAGGCATCCATCCTCGCCGACACCCTTGAAGCGGTGATCGGCGCGGTCTATCTCGACCAGGGCCTCGACGCGGCCGGCGAGCTGGTGCACCGGCTCTTCGACCCGCTCATCGAGAAGTCCTCCAGCCTGGGCGCGGGCCTGGACTGGAAGACCAGCCTCCAGGAACTCACCGCGACCGAGGGTCTCGGCGTTCCGGAGTACCTGGTCACGGAGACCGGTCCGGACCACGAGAAGACCTTTACTGCTGCCGCCCGCGTCGGTGGTGTCTCGTACGGCACCGGCACCGGCCGCAGCAAGAAGGAAGCCGAGCAGCAGGCGGCCGAATCCGCGTGGCGCGAGATCCGCGCCGCGGCGGACGAGGCGGCCAAGGTGGCCGAGGCGGAGAAGGCGGCCGAAACCGTCGACACCGCCGGCGAAGACACCATCGGCTGACCGCACAGCTCACGCCCCTGTGGCGCGGTGCCTCCACCCCCGGTGCGCTTCGGCGTACCGGGGGTCCTTCTTTGACCGGGCCCGGGGAGCATCCCGACGAGCCGGGCGGCCCAACTGCTGTGCGGGCGAGGCGATATGGCCGGTCCAGGGGCTGCGGCCACGGGGCGGATCGGGGAACCCCGTGAGGCACCGGGTGGGCCAGTGGCACCCCGGAGGGGAGAGGTACGCTGCCGCTGTCGTCCCCCCGTTGTCCCGAGGAGTCCCGTGCCCGAGCTGCCCGAGGTCGAGGTCGTACGCCGCGGACTGGAGCGCTGGGTCAGCGGCCGCACGATCGACGAGGTCGAGGTGCGGCATCCGCGTGCGATCCGTCGGCACACGGCCGGTGCGGCCGACTTCGCGGCCCGGCTCAAGGGGCTGCGCATCGACGCGGCGCGCCGGCGCGGCAAGTACCTCTGGCTGCCGGTGACCGGCGGTGGCCCGGCCGCACAGACCGCCGCCGAGGGCATCACCCCGATGGTCACGCCGTCCGTCACCCACGGCCTGGCGATCCTCGCCCACCTCGGGATGAGCGGTCAGCTGCTGGTCCAGCCGCAGGAGGCGCCGGACGAGAAGCATCTGCGGATCCGTGTCCGCTTCGCCGACCCTCTCGACACCGAACTCCGCTTCGTCGACCAGCGGACCTTCGGCGGCCTCTCGCTGCACGACACCGTCCCCGGCGACGCGGACCACCTTCCGGACGTGATCGCCCATATCGCCCGCGACCCGCTGGACCCCGCCTTCGACGACGCCGCCTTCCACGACGCGCTGCGCCGCCGCCGGACCACCGTCAAGCGGGCGCTGCTCGACCAGACGCTGATCAGCGGCGTCGGCAACATCTATGCGGACGAGGCGTTGTGGCGCAGCCGGCTCCACTACGAGCGGCCGACCGCGACCTTCACCCGTCCGCGCACCGCCGAGCTGCTCGGTCACGTACGGGACGTGATGAACGCCGCGCTCGCCGTCGGCGGCACCAGCTTCGACAGCCTCTACGTCAACGTCAACGGTGAGTCCGGCTACTTCGAGCGCTCCCTGGACGCCTACGGCCGCGAGGACGAACCCTGCCGCCGCTGTGGCACCCCGATCCGCCGCCGTCCCTGGATGAACCGCTCCAGTTACTTCTGCCCCCGCTGCCAGCGGCCGCCGCGCGGCTGAGCACCGCGCGCGGGCGCGTCCGCGGGCTCAGCTCCCGGCGTGCCGTGCGTCATAGCGTTCCCGTGCCCGGAGCACCTCCGGCATCCGGTCCTCCACCAGGGCGATCAGTACCTGGAGCTGACCGGCGACCTGGTGGCCCAGCGGCGTCAGCGCGTAATCCACCCGGGGCGGGTTGGTCTGCTGTGCCTCGCGGTGTACGAGGCCGTCGCGCTCCAGTGCGTGCAGGGTCTGGGCCAGCATCTTTTCGCTCACTCCTGACACCCGGCGCCGCAGTTCGTTGAAGCGGAAGGTGCCGTCGAGCAGCGCGCCCAGTGTCAGGCTGCCCCATCGGTCGGTGACGTGCTTGAGCGCCTCACGGGACGGGCAGTCGCGCGCGAAAACGTCGTAGGCCAGGTCGTCCGTACAGCCGGTGGTGGGCTCGTCGGCCGTCTCGGCAGTGCTCTCGGTCGCCATACCGGACACCATACCTCTGCGCAGCGCTAACCAATGGGTTGCGCTTTCTAAAAGTTAGTGCTTTTCTTCTCTCATCGCAGCCCGACGCCCGGGGCACCGACCGCCCCGGGATGCCGTGACCTTGAGGAGAAACCGCCGTGACCAGCCCTGCCCTGCCCGCCCCCGTCGTCTCCATTGCGTACCACTCCGGCTTCGGCCACACCGCCGTACTGGCCGAGGCCGTCCGCGCCGCGGCTGCCGAGGCGGGGGCCACCGTCCACCTGATCAAGGTGGACGAGATCACCGAAGCCCAGTGGGAACTGCTCGACGCCTCGGACGCGATCGTCTTCGGTTCGCCGACCTACATGGGGACGGCCTCCGGCGCGTTCCACACCTTCGCCGAGGCGACCGCCAAGCGCTGGGCGACCCGCGCCTGGCAGGACAAGCTCGCGGCCGGCTTCACCAACTCCGCCTCCAAGAGCGGGGACAAGCTGCACACCCTCCAGTTCTTCACGGTGCTCGCCGCCCAGCACGGCATGAGCTGGGTCAGCCTCAACCTGCTCCCCGGCTGGAACTCCTCCACCGCCTCGGAGAACGACCTCAACCGGCTGGGCTTCTTCCTGGGGGCCGGTGCCCAGTCCCCCAACGACCAGGGTGCCGAAGGGGTCCACAAGGCCGATGTCGCCACGGCCGAGCACCTCGGCCGCCGCGTCGCCGAGCAGGCCCGTATCTTCGCCGCGGGCCGGGCCGCGCTCGCCGCCTGACCCGCGCACCGGGCCCCGGGGCCCGTACGCCGTACGCCCGCGCCGCCCGTGACGGATCACGGGCGGCGCGGGCGTCTCACGTGTCGGGGGCTGGCACCCCGGGCCGGGCGGCTGCCTCAGAAGCCGAAGTCCTGCGTCCACCAGGGGCCGCCCTGCCCGAAGTGCACGCCGACGCCGAGGGTCTTGTAGTCGCAGTTGAGGATGTTGGCGCGGTGTCCGGGGCTGTTCATCCAGGACTCCATGACGGCCTGCGCGGTGGCCTGGCCGCGGGCTATGTTCTCGCCGCCCAGGTCCTTGATGCCCGCGGCGTCGGCACGGTCCCAGGGCGTGTCGCCGTCCGGGTCGGTGTGGTCGAAGAAACCGCGCCGGGCCATGTCGTCACTGAACTGCTGTGCGAGTCCGGCCAATTCCTTGTCCGCCGTCACGGGGGAGCAGCCGGCCTGCGCGCGCTCCTGGTTGACCAGGGACAGGACCTGCTCCTCGGCGGACGCCCCGGTGTCGGGCGCCTTCGTCGGTGCCGCGCTGCGTACGGGCGCCGCCGAGGACGGCCGCTCGGCGGGCTCGGCGGACCTGCGCGAACCGGTCGTCGCCGTTGGTGATTTGGCCGGCCGGTGCGGGGAGGGGGACGTCGAGGGGGTGGTGGGGGAGGAGGGGCGGCCGGTGCCGG
This Streptomyces decoyicus DNA region includes the following protein-coding sequences:
- a CDS encoding CAP domain-containing protein — its product is MGRHRRSAPPAPEAPGAGAVDAPTAQRPGASSAARRRGHRSAPRRGMAPVRTGLLGASAAMAMGAVAVASGLIPGHGQFDGGTSGDPGDRVRAGALPEATAPLGGGSATPADRATEQASRGGARSAAPGTGRPSSPTTPSTSPSPHRPAKSPTATTGSRRSAEPAERPSSAAPVRSAAPTKAPDTGASAEEQVLSLVNQERAQAGCSPVTADKELAGLAQQFSDDMARRGFFDHTDPDGDTPWDRADAAGIKDLGGENIARGQATAQAVMESWMNSPGHRANILNCDYKTLGVGVHFGQGGPWWTQDFGF